From Rhodopseudomonas palustris:
GGCCATTTGCCTCTGCACTGGGAGGCCGGTTTTACGCAACCGACATCGATTGGCGTTAGGCTGGCTAAATGGCTGATTCGGTTGAGCGGCTCTATCAGGCGGTGCTCGCGGCCCGGGATCTCGATCCCGCGACGTCGCGCACCGCGCGGCTGTTCCGCGGCGGCTCCGGCAAAATGGCCAAGAAGCTCGCGGAAGAAGCGATCGAGGTCGTCATTGACGCCATCAATGGCGACCGGGAGGCGGTGATCCGCGAAAGTGCCGATCTCATCTATAATCTCACCGTGCTGTGGGCCTCCGCCGGGGTTCGCCCGGACGACGTCTGGGCGGAGATGAGCCGGCGCGAAGCCCTGTTCGGGATCGCCGAGAAGCTTCCCAAATCCGCACTGAAACTCCCCGAACCGGTGGCGCCGCACCCGGCACGGCGGCCTTTCACCCCGCTCGAAGCCAGCGCGGCACGCAAGCGGCGCTGATTGTCGTTCGGGCGCCGGGCGCCGTCATAACTGCGGAATGGACAAATCCGTCCCGGGATGGTTGATCGCGGCCATGCTGAGACGAATCTACGACTGGTGCATCGACGCCGCCCACAAGCCCTACGCCCTCTGGATCCTGGCGATGGTGTCTTTCGCGGAGAGTTCGTTCTTCCCGATCCCGCCGGATGTGATGCTGATTCCGATGTCGCTGGCGCGGCCGGAGCGGGCGTGGTTCTACGCGGCGCTGTGCACCGTCACCTCGGTCCTCGGCGGCGTGGTCGGCTA
This genomic window contains:
- the hisE gene encoding phosphoribosyl-ATP diphosphatase yields the protein MADSVERLYQAVLAARDLDPATSRTARLFRGGSGKMAKKLAEEAIEVVIDAINGDREAVIRESADLIYNLTVLWASAGVRPDDVWAEMSRREALFGIAEKLPKSALKLPEPVAPHPARRPFTPLEASAARKRR